In a single window of the Papaver somniferum cultivar HN1 chromosome 8, ASM357369v1, whole genome shotgun sequence genome:
- the LOC113303297 gene encoding uncharacterized protein LOC113303297, whose protein sequence is MEKPPLKQLTTQEWENLIEDFQSGIDSRIEKWVSQYSSSSVLELILSTFLRKDISIKLQLIVFLEEAYDLLIPKNEYEIGIGRIIETLRAVIQAPVDGISITYSLKEQLMISVSSIIISIDGLNNVVHHLESLIELLLTVINRPNHGLDRQTRAIACECLRELEREYICILVDISGHIWNLCQSERTHASQSYILLLTSVIHDLVISKMNGSIIGTSVPLVPFNVPQSVIANSGSNNTDSSAATTSATTVSNSKELRRVMAFLLEHPHVLTPCALMEFMSMIMPIAVALDLQASLLKVQFSGLLYSYDPMLCHVVLMLYSRFSDAFDGQEAEIARRLMLISKEAHHYLIFRLLALHWLLGFINLPSVRREAIKKSSVVSMSSSFYPTVFDPLPLKSMKLDMLAYCAICVDNSVSQKSEGVSDTKVKKEVSVVKLLEDGLVSVSSFKWLPSWSTETTVAFRTFHKFLIGATPHSESNDSTAEALMESTIFQTLQRTLVDMALEYRGLVPISVAFLDRLLGCHSHRWLGERLLQTFDEHLLPKVTINYQLASYFPIFNRIAENHSVPPSQLLELLTEFLVVLVEKHGPDTALNSWSLGNKVLCICRTMLMHHHSSRVFLILSRLLTFTCLYFPDLEIRDNARIYLRMLICIPGKKLRHILNLEEQVPGISPSPHMFSGQSPRASEDVNKSRNISSYIHLERITPLLVRQAWSLSLAMMDNENNQLLVLEGISDSKPVDREADLDSSSEVQVLESDRMDMPREPLRVMDSKVSEILEILRLHFSCIPDFRHMSGFKITIPCTLRFESEPFNCVWGVGLPATSLDEVDALPAIYATVITFASSAPYGSIPSFHIPFLLGGTKLDTDYTSRKSDYLAIVPLENGSDEQETFRASVTIELEPREPMPGLVDVAIETNAENGQIIRGQLQSITAGIEDMFLKARIPSDIPEEAFADYYSDLFNALWEACDSSSNTGRETFPLMGGKGVAAINGTRSVKLLEVSAALLVDAVERHLAPFIVSVVGEPLISAVRDGGVIKDVIWKEGLHSAVDENTEMKNFDLGPLQLKYIDDDADEENYTHYQIDIKKRNMGCFFVLIFLPPRFHLLFQMEVGDASTLVRIRTDHWPCLAYIDDYLEALFLK, encoded by the exons ATGGAAAAGCCACCTTTAAAGCAGCTAACGACACAAGAATGGGAGAATTTGATAGAAGATTTTCAATCAGGAATCGATTCACGTATAGAGAAGTGGGTATCTcagtattcttcttcttctgttttggAACTTATATTATCAACTTTTTTACGCAAAGATATTTCAATCAAACTTCAACTGATTGTTTTTCTCGAAGAGGCATATGATTTGTTAATTCCTAaaaatgaatatgaaattggGATTGGTAGAATTATTGAAACACTTCGTGCTGTTATACAAGCTCCTGTTGATGGGATCTCAATAACTTATTCATTAAAAGAACAATTGATGATTTCTGTATCTTCGATAATTATCTCAATCGATGGTCTAAACAACGTGGTTCATCATTTAGAGAGTTTGATTGAATTGTTATTGACTGTTATTAATAGACCTAATCATGGGTTGGATCGGCAGACAAGAGCTATAGCTTGTGAATGTTTAAGGGAGTTAGAGAGAGAATATATCTGTATACTTGTGGATATTTCTGGTCATATATGGAATTTATGTCAAAGCGAGAGAACTCATGCTTCACAGAGTTACATTCTCTTATTGACATCTGTGATTCATGATTTAGTAATTTCGAAAATGAACGGTTCGATTATCGGTACATCAGTTCCTCTTGTTCCTTTTAATGTTCCACAATCAGTTATAGCTAATTCTGGTTCAAATAATACGGATTCTTCGGCTGCTACTACAAGTGCTACTACGGTTTCGAATTCTAAAGAGCTTCGTAGAGTAATGGCATTTTTGTTGGAACACCCACATGTCTTAACTCCTTGCGCACTGATGGAATTCATGTCGATGATAATGCCAATAGCAGTGGCATTGGATTTGCAGGCTTCACTGTTGAAGGTTCAGTTCTCTGGCTTGCTTTACTCGTACGATCCTATGCTTTGCCATGTTGTTCTTATGCTGTATTCGCGTTTCTCAGATGCATTTGATGGCCAAGAAGCCGAAATTGCTCGTCGTTTGATGCTAATTTCCAAAGAAGCTCATCATTATTTAATTTTCCGTTTGCTTGCTCTTCACTGGTTGTTAGGGTTCATTAATCTTCCTTCTGTCAGGAGAGAAGCAATTAAGAAGAGTTCAGTGGTTTCTATGAGCTCAAGTTTTTACCCGACGGTATTTGATCCGCTACCACTGAAATCAATGAAACTGGACATGCTTGCCTATTGCGCTATATGCGTTGATAATTCAGTATCACAAAAGTCTGAAGGAGTATCTGATACGAAGGTTAAAAAAGAAGTTTCTGTTGTGAAGCTCTTAGAAGATGGACTTGTCTCTGTTTCATCATTCAAATGGTTGCCATCTTGGAGCACAGAAACTACAGTGGCCTTTCGTACTTTTCATAAGTTCTTGATTGGAGCCACGCCTCATTCTGAGTCCAATGATTCCACAGCGGAAGCACTCATGGAATCCACTATCTTTCAAACATTGCAG AGGACACTAGTGGACATGGCACTGGAGTATCGAGGATTGGTTCCAATCTCTGTTGCTTTCCTCGACCGTCTGTTGGGATGTCATTCACATCGTTGGTTGGGGGAGCGTCTTCTCCAGACATTTGATGAGCATTTACTTCCAAAGGTCACCATAAATTATCAGTTGGCTTCTTACTTCCCAATTTTCAATAGGATTGCTGAGAACCATTCCGTACCTCCTAGTCAGTTACTGGAGTTGCTTACTGAATTCCTAGTTGTCCTTGTTGAGAAACATGGTCCTGACACAGCATTGAATTCATGGTCTCTTGGAAATAAGGTTCTCTGTATTTGTAGGACCATGCTCATGCACCACCACAGTTCAAGGGTTTTCCTTATACTTTCTCGCCTCCTTACGTTCACTTGCCTGTACTTTCCTGATTTGGAAATTCGCGATAATGCCAG GATCTACCTTCGGATGCTTATATGTATACCTGGTAAAAAGCTTAGGCACATTTTAAACCTCGAGGAACAAGTTCCTGGCATTTCACCATCCCCTCACATGTTTTCTGGTCAGTCTCCTCGAGCTTCTGAAGATGTCAACAAGTCGAGGAATATCTCTTCGTACATTCATCTTGAACGCATAACCCCTCTTCTTGTCAGACAAGCATGGTCCCTATCTTTAGCTATGATGGacaatgaaaataatcaactcctTGTTTTAGAGGGCATCAGTGACAGTAAACCTGTAGACAGAGAAGCAGATTTGGACAGCAGTTCCGAGGTACAGGTTCTGGAAAGTGACCGGATGGATATGCCCCGAGAACCATTACGTGTCATGGATTCAAAGGTTTCAGAGATCTTAGAGATATTACGGCTGCATTTTTCGTGTATTCCTGATTTTCGGCATATGTCAGGTTTTAAGATTACAATTCCTTGTACCCTCAGATTCGAGTCCGAACCCTTTAATTGTGTCTGGGGAGTTGGCTTACCTGCTACAAGTTTAGATGAAGTGGATGCTCTACCTGCCATATATGCAACCGTTATCACATTCGCTTCTTCAGCACCGTATGGGTCTATTCCGTCATTCCATATACCTTTCTTGCTTGGTGGAACCAAGTTAGATACCGATTATACATCCAGGAAAAGTGATTACCTTGCTATTGTGCCTCTAGAAAATGGGTCTGATGAACAGGAAACCTTTAGGGCTTCTGTAACCATCGAATTGGAACCTAGAGAACCAATGCCGGGTCTGGTTGATGTTGCCATTGAAACAAATGCAGAGAATGGTCAGATCATCCGAGGTCAGCTTCAGAGTATTACAGCTGGTATTGAGGACATGTTTCTCAAGGCTAGAATACCGTCGGATATCCCTGAAGAAGCATTTGCAGATTACTACTCTGACTTGTTCAATGCATTATGGGAAGCATGTGATAGCTCTTCAAATACTGGTCGGGAAACATTTCCTCTAATGGGAGGAAAAGGGGTTGCTGCAATTAATGGGACCCGTTCAGTCAAGCTTCTAGAGGTGTCTGCCGCATTGCTCGTTGATGCTGTTGAACGTCATTTGGCGCCCTTTATTGTAAGTGTGGTTGGTGAACCTCTGATAAGTGCAGTAAGAGATGGTGGCGTCATTAAGGATGTCATTTGGAAAGAAGGGTTACATTCCGCTGTTGATGAAAATACTGAGATGAAGAATTTTGATTTAGGCCCACTTCAACTTAAGTACATTGATGATGACGCCGATGAGGAAAATTACACGCACTATCAAATCGACATCAAGAAAAGAAATATGGGATGCTTTTTTGTTCTCATATTTCTTCCGCCAAGATTCCATCTACTTTTCCAGATGGAAGTGGGTGATGCATCAACATTAGTTCGAATTAGGACTGATCATTGGCCCTGTCTAGCTTATATAGATGATTATCTGGAAGCATTGTTTTTAAAATGA